One segment of Mus caroli chromosome 6, CAROLI_EIJ_v1.1, whole genome shotgun sequence DNA contains the following:
- the Pcbp1 gene encoding poly(rC)-binding protein 1, giving the protein MDAGVTESGLNVTLTIRLLMHGKEVGSIIGKKGESVKRIREESGARINISEGNCPERIITLTGPTNAIFKAFAMIIDKLEEDINSSMTNSTAASRPPVTLRLVVPATQCGSLIGKGGCKIKEIRESTGAQVQVAGDMLPNSTERAITIAGVPQSVTECVKQICLVMLETLSQSPQGRVMTIPYQPMPASSPVICAGGQDRCSDAAGYPHATHDLEGPPLDAYSIQGQHTISPLDLAKLNQVARQQSHFAMMHGGTGFAGIDSSSPEVKGYWASLDASTQTTHELTIPNNLIGCIIGRQGANINEIRQMSGAQIKIANPVEGSSGRQVTITGSAASISLAQYLINARLSSEKGMGCS; this is encoded by the coding sequence ATGGACGCCGGTGTGACTGAAAGCGGACTCAACGTGACTCTCACCATTCGGCTGCTGATGCACGGAAAGGAAGTAGGCAGCATCATCGGGAAGAAAGGGGAGTCGGTGAAGAGGATCCGCGAGGAGAGCGGCGCGCGGATCAACATCTCGGAGGGGAACTGCCCGGAGAGGATCATCACGCTGACTGGGCCTACCAATGCCATCTTTAAGGCCTTCGCCATGATCATCGACAAGCTGGAGGAAGATATCAACAGCTCCATGACCAACAGTACGGCGGCCAGCAGGCCCCCGGTCACACTTCGGCTGGTCGTGCCCGCCACCCAGTGTGGCTCCCTGATCGGCAAGGGCGGCTGCAAGATCAAGGAGATCCGCGAGAGCACCGGGGCCCAGGTCCAGGTGGCGGGGGATATGCTGCCCAACTCGACCGAGCGGGCTATCACTATCGCCGGCGTGCCGCAGTCGGTCACCGAGTGTGTGAAGCAGATCTGCCTGGTCATGCTGGAGACGCTCTCCCAGTCTCCGCAAGGGAGAGTCATGACCATCCCGTACCAGCCCATGCCGGCCAGCTCGCCAGTCATCTGCGCGGGCGGCCAAGATCGCTGCAGCGACGCGGCGGGNTACCCCCACGCCACCCACGACCTGGAGGGACCACCTCTAGACGCCTACTCGATTCAAGGACAACACACCATTTCTCCGCTGGATCTGGCCAAGCTGAACCAGGTGGCAAGACAACAGTCTCACTTTGCCATGATGCACGGCGGGACGGGATTCGCCGGAATTGACTCCAGCTCTCCAGAGGTGAAAGGCTATTGGGCAAGTTTGGATGCATCTACTCAAACCACCCATGAACTCACCATTCCAAATAACTTAATCGGCTGCATAATCGGGCGCCAAGGCGCCAACATCAATGAGATCCGCCAGATGTCCGGGGCCCAGATCAAAATTGCCAACCCGGTGGAAGGCTCTTCTGGAAGGCAGGTCACTATTACTGGTTCGGCTGCCAGTATTAGCCTGGCCCAGTATCTAATCAATGCCAggctttcctctgagaaggggatgGGGTGCAGCTAG